The following proteins are encoded in a genomic region of Leptospira langatensis:
- the fliM gene encoding flagellar motor switch protein FliM, with protein MTEILSQDEIDALLNAISSGEVAEDEYSSVGEQKKVKIYDFKRPDKFSKDQIRTLQMMHETFARLATTGLSAQLRALVHVHVAAVDQLTYEEFIRSIPNPTTLAVINMDPLRGSAILEIDPSISFTIIDRLFGGKGETAKISRELSEIEMSVMEGIIVRILGNMREAWSTVIDLRPRLGNIETNPQFAQVVPPNDMVVLINLETKIGEVEGLTNLCIPYITIEPIINKLSAQYWYSSIRKGELDENRAIIQERLDQVQIPVIAEVGSVDISIMDFMNLTVGDVVKLENTTTRSDMLVKVGERKKFKCLPGRVGNRLAIQIGDRVEDIPDELLGSTRSEQEY; from the coding sequence ATGACCGAGATATTATCGCAAGACGAGATCGACGCACTCTTAAACGCGATCTCCAGCGGAGAAGTTGCGGAAGATGAGTATTCTTCCGTAGGAGAACAGAAAAAGGTCAAGATCTACGACTTCAAACGTCCGGATAAATTCTCCAAAGACCAGATCCGTACTCTACAGATGATGCACGAAACCTTTGCTCGTTTGGCGACCACTGGACTTTCCGCTCAGCTTCGAGCCTTGGTCCATGTGCATGTGGCTGCTGTGGATCAGTTGACCTACGAAGAATTCATTCGTTCCATTCCGAACCCGACCACTTTGGCAGTGATCAATATGGACCCTCTTCGTGGTTCTGCAATTCTGGAGATCGATCCTTCTATTTCCTTTACCATCATCGATCGTCTTTTCGGAGGTAAGGGAGAGACTGCGAAGATCTCTCGAGAACTTTCCGAGATTGAGATGAGCGTAATGGAAGGGATCATCGTTCGTATTCTTGGGAACATGAGGGAAGCCTGGTCCACAGTGATCGACTTACGTCCTCGTTTAGGGAATATCGAGACCAACCCTCAATTCGCTCAGGTGGTTCCTCCGAATGACATGGTGGTTTTGATCAACTTGGAAACCAAGATTGGAGAAGTAGAAGGGTTGACCAACCTTTGTATTCCTTACATCACGATTGAACCAATCATCAACAAGCTTTCTGCACAGTATTGGTATTCTTCGATTCGTAAGGGTGAGTTGGACGAGAACCGTGCCATCATCCAAGAACGATTGGATCAGGTGCAGATCCCAGTGATCGCAGAGGTAGGTTCCGTGGATATTTCCATCATGGACTTCATGAACCTGACAGTGGGGGACGTAGTGAAGTTAGAGAACACAACCACTCGGTCCGATATGCTTGTGAAAGTCGGAGAACGTAAGAAGTTCAAATGTTTACCGGGAAGGGTGGGCAACCGACTCGCCATCCAGATCGGGGACAGAGTGGAAGATATTCCGGACGAATTGCTCGGCTCTACAAGATCAGAACAAGAATACTGA
- the guaA gene encoding glutamine-hydrolyzing GMP synthase produces MKRQNTIGIVDFGGQYAHLIASRIRRLGAYSEILSNEEPIETYSGLAGLILSGGPESVYEKDSPSLSPKVLELGLPVLGICYGHQLMMKLLGGEVKAGNAEYGRAALDFIDTNKTELLKGFRGGEVVWMSHGDEVTKLPNGFTRTASSQDCQFAVVENKDRRWFGIQLHPEVTHTEKGSVLLENFVRIAGAEGTWNLKHFLEQKEAELHKTVPTGKKVFLLVSGGVDSTVSYLLLSRALGQERVKGVLIDTGFMRKDEVSSLQSKLAPQGIQLHVHDASELFYSRLKGKTDPEEKRKIVGNLFLEAQADCARELELNSEEWLLGQGTIYPDTIESGGTKHSHTIKTHHNRVEAIQKLMEEGKIVEPIKDLYKDEVRELGSYLGLPKEWTNRHPFPGPGLVVRMIAQEKPFSESVQKELNDFLGPDPSLQGKLIPVASVGVKGDQRSYAHCAAIAGNKTWDELDKISTSITNKISNINRVVLLLGRSASEISSLSFSFQKIDLDKKDSDLLREADAIVEKILQKRNVYDQIWQMPVVLLPVGSQAGKRSIVLRPVDSQEAMTASFFHLQKEILDELVSEILRLPEIEYVFYDLTNKPPGTIEWE; encoded by the coding sequence ATGAAACGCCAAAATACCATAGGTATCGTAGATTTCGGAGGTCAGTACGCTCACTTGATCGCTTCCAGGATCCGACGTCTTGGCGCTTACTCCGAGATCCTAAGTAACGAAGAACCTATCGAAACCTATTCCGGACTTGCCGGCCTTATCCTTTCCGGAGGACCGGAAAGCGTATACGAAAAAGATTCTCCTTCCTTATCCCCGAAAGTGTTGGAACTGGGACTTCCTGTCCTCGGTATCTGTTATGGTCATCAGTTAATGATGAAACTCCTCGGAGGAGAAGTCAAGGCAGGCAATGCGGAATACGGAAGAGCTGCATTAGATTTTATTGATACGAACAAGACGGAACTATTGAAAGGTTTTCGAGGCGGAGAAGTCGTTTGGATGAGCCATGGAGACGAGGTCACCAAGCTCCCGAACGGATTTACTCGGACCGCTTCCAGCCAAGACTGCCAATTTGCAGTGGTAGAGAACAAGGACAGAAGATGGTTCGGCATCCAGCTTCATCCGGAAGTAACCCATACGGAGAAGGGTAGTGTACTACTTGAGAATTTCGTTCGCATTGCCGGAGCGGAAGGGACCTGGAACCTAAAGCATTTCTTGGAACAAAAGGAAGCAGAGCTTCATAAGACGGTCCCAACCGGTAAAAAAGTCTTTTTGCTAGTTTCCGGAGGAGTGGACTCCACAGTTTCGTATCTACTTCTTTCCAGAGCTCTTGGCCAGGAACGTGTCAAGGGAGTTCTGATAGACACCGGTTTCATGAGAAAGGATGAGGTTTCGAGCCTTCAGTCCAAACTCGCTCCCCAAGGGATCCAATTGCATGTGCACGATGCATCCGAATTATTCTATTCCAGATTGAAAGGCAAAACGGATCCGGAAGAAAAACGTAAGATTGTAGGAAATCTATTCTTAGAGGCCCAAGCGGACTGCGCGAGGGAGCTCGAATTGAATTCGGAAGAATGGCTTCTCGGACAAGGTACCATTTATCCGGACACGATAGAGAGTGGAGGCACGAAACATTCTCATACGATCAAGACCCACCACAATCGGGTAGAAGCCATCCAAAAGTTGATGGAAGAAGGAAAGATCGTAGAACCGATCAAGGACTTGTACAAGGATGAGGTCCGGGAACTCGGAAGTTATCTAGGTTTGCCTAAGGAATGGACGAACAGACATCCTTTCCCGGGGCCGGGGCTGGTTGTTCGAATGATCGCTCAAGAAAAACCGTTCAGTGAGTCTGTTCAGAAAGAACTGAATGATTTTCTGGGACCGGATCCTTCTCTCCAAGGGAAACTTATTCCAGTCGCATCCGTGGGTGTAAAAGGGGACCAGAGATCGTATGCACATTGTGCTGCTATCGCGGGAAACAAGACATGGGATGAGTTAGACAAGATCTCTACTTCTATCACGAACAAGATCTCAAATATCAATCGAGTCGTACTTCTTCTGGGTCGTTCCGCTTCTGAAATATCCTCCCTTTCCTTTTCGTTCCAAAAAATCGATTTGGATAAGAAAGATAGCGATCTGCTCAGAGAGGCAGACGCGATCGTAGAAAAGATCCTACAGAAAAGAAATGTTTACGATCAGATCTGGCAGATGCCGGTGGTACTTTTACCGGTCGGGTCCCAAGCTGGAAAGAGAAGTATCGTACTCAGACCGGTAGATTCTCAGGAAGCGATGACTGCGAGTTTCTTCCATTTACAAAAGGAGATCTTGGATGAGTTAGTTTCCGAGATCTTGCGACTTCCGGAGATCGAATACGTATTTTACGATCTCACAAACAAGCCTCCCGGCACAATTGAGTGGGAATAA
- the lsa33 gene encoding surface adhesin Lsa33 — MKRIAITCFLALAFVFSDCKKAKEDLQGGVITFSKGTVKIFDKTGKVKPVSVDTFLLPEDKIETGKDSYADIQLTEGLLVRVKENTSLVLKKIFVDSANGEVYTDFGLIKGKVFSKVDTKLSKTSKVTVSTPTVVASVRGTDFIVEETGKGTSTRVSNGAVEVTDADDPSKVAVADSGEEVSSDGNNLKEEPLTEDELNELKDDAATVQSITEEQRARIQEILKDFQENKARILQGLEEQKQRNKELIEGAKEENRKLLEDTKNAGKEEKEAIKKSAQEEKDKVKSSMDDAKKELENQRKSLKDQAAPK; from the coding sequence ATGAAACGGATTGCTATAACCTGTTTCCTGGCCCTCGCATTTGTTTTTTCGGATTGTAAAAAGGCAAAAGAGGACCTGCAAGGAGGTGTGATCACCTTCTCTAAAGGGACTGTAAAAATTTTCGATAAGACCGGAAAAGTAAAGCCGGTATCAGTAGACACTTTCTTACTTCCGGAAGATAAGATCGAGACCGGAAAAGATTCGTACGCGGACATTCAATTGACTGAAGGCCTTTTGGTCCGTGTGAAAGAGAACACAAGCTTAGTTCTGAAGAAGATCTTCGTAGACTCTGCCAACGGAGAGGTCTATACGGATTTTGGTCTGATCAAAGGAAAGGTATTCTCCAAAGTCGACACCAAGCTTAGTAAGACAAGCAAGGTTACTGTCTCCACGCCTACCGTCGTAGCCTCCGTAAGAGGAACCGATTTCATCGTAGAGGAGACTGGCAAGGGAACGAGCACTCGAGTTTCTAACGGAGCTGTCGAAGTTACCGATGCGGATGATCCGAGCAAAGTCGCGGTCGCTGACTCCGGAGAGGAAGTTAGTTCCGATGGAAATAATCTGAAAGAAGAGCCTTTGACGGAAGACGAATTGAACGAGTTGAAAGACGATGCTGCAACGGTTCAATCCATCACCGAAGAACAAAGAGCTCGGATCCAAGAGATCCTGAAGGACTTCCAAGAGAATAAGGCGAGGATCCTCCAAGGCTTAGAAGAGCAGAAACAGAGAAATAAAGAGCTCATCGAAGGCGCAAAAGAAGAGAATCGTAAACTCTTAGAAGACACTAAGAACGCCGGAAAAGAAGAGAAAGAAGCGATCAAAAAGTCCGCTCAAGAAGAGAAGGACAAAGTAAAATCTTCTATGGACGACGCGAAGAAGGAATTGGAGAATCAGCGCAAGTCTCTGAAAGACCAAGCTGCTCCTAAATAA
- the queF gene encoding preQ(1) synthase, translating to MSHEQESTGISTYEGRQDHIPSLRLPEIESFANVYEGKDYTIDFTIPEFTAVCPKTGLPDFGVIEISYIPKAKCIELKSLKEYILAYRNLGIFHENVVNHILEDLVQSIDPKYIRVKGDYNIRGGIKTIVTREYGSR from the coding sequence ATGAGCCACGAGCAAGAATCGACCGGAATTTCCACTTACGAGGGAAGACAGGATCATATCCCGAGTCTAAGACTTCCTGAGATAGAATCTTTCGCCAATGTTTATGAGGGGAAGGATTACACAATCGATTTTACCATCCCGGAATTCACTGCGGTTTGCCCTAAGACAGGATTGCCCGATTTCGGAGTGATCGAGATCAGCTATATTCCTAAGGCGAAATGCATTGAGCTCAAATCCTTAAAGGAATATATCCTAGCGTATAGAAATCTAGGGATCTTTCATGAGAATGTGGTAAATCATATTCTGGAAGATCTGGTCCAGTCCATAGATCCGAAGTACATTCGGGTCAAAGGGGATTATAATATCCGCGGCGGGATCAAAACCATCGTCACTAGAGAATACGGTTCTCGTTGA
- a CDS encoding peptidylprolyl isomerase gives MKQISSIRRSSYKPLVLGLLLFLFGFACKANPYSELRYLPETYTPLNVTVKKVETAKYALPEKKAIYAVIQTSQGDMVFELFDKDAPYTVQNFIDLAQGEKEFTLRNGQPQKRPFYDGLTFHRVIENFMIQGGCPYGDGSGTPGYKFADEINARSLGLDKQKIGQVPYYMSYLQRYVTQELGIRSQKEFEDRKEELESNFEKAKGLSVMEVLYRLGYRYNEVVQSHKAIKGALAMANAGPNTNGSQFFVNQVDTPHLDGLHTVFGQIVSGSDVIDKVIASGNGKTTIRRVLIFDRREPK, from the coding sequence ATGAAGCAAATATCTTCGATCCGTAGGAGCTCCTACAAACCTTTGGTCTTAGGACTTTTACTCTTCCTATTCGGTTTTGCCTGCAAAGCAAATCCATACTCTGAGCTCAGATACCTTCCGGAAACCTATACTCCCCTGAACGTAACCGTTAAGAAAGTAGAGACTGCGAAATACGCACTTCCCGAAAAAAAAGCAATCTATGCGGTAATACAAACGTCTCAAGGAGATATGGTGTTCGAGCTATTCGACAAGGATGCTCCTTATACAGTACAGAACTTTATAGATCTCGCGCAAGGAGAGAAGGAATTCACCCTAAGGAACGGACAACCTCAGAAACGACCTTTCTACGACGGATTGACCTTTCATAGAGTGATCGAGAATTTCATGATCCAAGGTGGATGTCCATACGGAGACGGTTCCGGAACGCCCGGATATAAATTTGCAGACGAGATCAATGCAAGAAGTCTAGGACTGGATAAGCAAAAGATCGGACAGGTCCCTTATTATATGAGCTATCTCCAAAGATATGTAACGCAAGAATTAGGGATCCGCAGCCAAAAGGAATTCGAAGATAGAAAGGAAGAACTAGAGAGCAATTTCGAAAAAGCGAAAGGACTCTCGGTTATGGAAGTTCTCTATAGATTAGGATATCGTTATAATGAAGTGGTCCAGAGCCATAAGGCGATCAAAGGAGCCTTGGCAATGGCGAATGCCGGACCGAACACAAACGGTTCTCAGTTCTTTGTGAATCAGGTAGATACTCCTCATTTGGACGGATTACATACCGTCTTCGGCCAAATCGTAAGCGGTTCCGATGTGATCGATAAGGTGATCGCCTCCGGAAATGGGAAGACTACGATCCGTAGGGTCTTAATCTTCGACCGTAGAGAACCAAAATAA
- a CDS encoding ferredoxin: MSKIAYVDKDNCTSCNQCADNLPKYFQMDDNDTSETHIGGEQVNQAPIPEEDWKTVQKEMDECPGECIHWKK, from the coding sequence ATGAGCAAAATAGCCTACGTAGACAAAGACAACTGTACTTCTTGTAACCAGTGCGCAGATAACCTGCCTAAATACTTTCAGATGGACGATAACGACACTTCCGAGACTCATATCGGTGGAGAGCAAGTAAACCAAGCTCCCATTCCCGAAGAAGATTGGAAAACCGTTCAGAAAGAAATGGACGAATGTCCAGGCGAATGCATCCACTGGAAAAAGTAA
- a CDS encoding O-antigen ligase family protein yields the protein MSAVFSGNILGKRKAGEPVNLLLSDRISKISGSVSIYSLLFFLLAFPLSVSASQILAGLCIFSFLFTLRENGPKLKPFLLPWSLVLGAYSFVFVSSLFHFQEYSHFWKTFTRQSEAGDFWLALIFPIAALHSSKEENQKRIRLFLWISFALLLITGIASVFSEFRLGKFISNGFHPAPGDRRQHPAGPLFGFQTYLPIGLMNTHLTYGGLLSFYIPGILILTLQAFREKKVPKILLLSTVSFLSLWVFLLNQSKSAWLGVAGVIGFISLNYWKAFKHLLSKIDLKRGLFAFLLILIALTSIRFFYQKNWLLQRTLSQLTEIQTPENQRYWIYKLSVPLLLKNPILGVGGGRFKETSTQEEAPLIQAQEQLWYELFITPNKHAHNDLLEFAIVGGWASAILWMGFFYLLFRRIEGARFETGSFPVLGIGFIWVAGFFQCYLLDDEVALPFFALAGILWGRITKKEPKISWFAISFPSITFLLNTGFWIWRLNTPFELAYARQIFADTSSYTRQLERRVLPFRTVPQERQTRLQERIEISAKEAGSEFSLEGCLTHRYPNPARRREEPYSLGFYVLPDSPNPPKKMQITIFSEESFDEDKLYWSHRKFDLSTEEIVLKPGWNSYVWKESLGLSKVTIFPDIAFFRSFKIRFADFDPQKPVQIPAIDLGDLCDFKF from the coding sequence TTGTCAGCGGTTTTTTCTGGAAATATACTTGGAAAAAGAAAAGCTGGGGAACCTGTGAATCTTCTTCTATCCGACAGAATTTCCAAGATCTCCGGATCCGTTTCTATCTATTCCTTACTGTTTTTTTTACTCGCCTTTCCCTTATCGGTCTCCGCCTCCCAGATCCTTGCCGGACTTTGTATCTTCTCCTTCTTGTTTACCTTAAGAGAGAATGGTCCAAAATTAAAACCGTTTCTTCTCCCTTGGTCCTTGGTCCTCGGAGCCTATTCGTTCGTATTTGTATCTTCTCTTTTCCACTTCCAAGAATACTCTCATTTTTGGAAAACGTTCACAAGACAGTCCGAGGCAGGAGATTTCTGGTTAGCGTTGATCTTTCCGATCGCGGCCCTTCATTCTTCTAAGGAAGAGAATCAAAAAAGGATCCGTCTCTTTCTTTGGATCTCCTTCGCGCTTCTTTTGATCACTGGGATCGCTTCCGTTTTCAGCGAGTTCCGACTCGGCAAATTTATTTCGAATGGATTCCATCCCGCCCCCGGAGACAGAAGGCAGCATCCCGCAGGTCCCCTTTTCGGTTTTCAAACCTATTTACCGATAGGCCTCATGAACACTCACCTGACCTATGGCGGTTTACTTTCCTTTTATATCCCTGGGATCTTGATACTTACCCTCCAGGCTTTCCGTGAGAAGAAGGTTCCGAAAATCCTTCTTCTCTCTACAGTATCCTTCTTGAGTCTTTGGGTCTTTCTATTGAACCAAAGCAAGTCGGCTTGGTTAGGAGTCGCGGGAGTGATAGGGTTCATATCCTTGAACTACTGGAAGGCATTCAAACATTTACTCTCCAAGATCGATCTGAAGAGAGGATTGTTTGCTTTTCTTCTGATCCTGATCGCACTTACAAGCATCCGGTTCTTCTATCAGAAGAATTGGCTATTGCAAAGGACTCTTTCTCAACTCACAGAGATCCAAACCCCGGAAAACCAAAGGTATTGGATCTATAAGCTGAGCGTTCCCCTTCTTCTCAAAAACCCGATCTTAGGAGTAGGAGGAGGAAGGTTCAAGGAAACCAGCACGCAAGAAGAAGCTCCTCTGATCCAAGCCCAAGAGCAATTGTGGTATGAGCTTTTTATCACGCCGAACAAGCACGCTCATAACGACCTATTGGAATTTGCGATCGTAGGAGGCTGGGCTTCAGCCATTCTTTGGATGGGCTTCTTCTACCTTTTGTTCCGAAGGATAGAAGGAGCACGATTTGAAACTGGCAGTTTTCCTGTCTTAGGAATCGGTTTTATCTGGGTAGCAGGATTCTTTCAATGCTATCTTTTGGATGATGAGGTAGCTCTTCCCTTCTTCGCGCTTGCGGGAATTCTATGGGGAAGGATTACAAAAAAAGAACCTAAGATCTCATGGTTTGCGATCTCGTTCCCCTCCATTACGTTTTTATTGAATACGGGATTTTGGATCTGGAGGCTCAACACTCCGTTTGAGCTTGCCTACGCCAGACAGATCTTTGCGGACACTTCTTCTTATACAAGGCAGTTAGAAAGAAGGGTTCTTCCTTTTAGAACAGTCCCTCAGGAAAGACAAACTAGGCTGCAAGAAAGGATAGAAATATCTGCGAAAGAAGCGGGGTCCGAATTCTCCTTAGAAGGTTGCCTCACTCATCGATATCCGAATCCAGCCAGGCGGAGAGAAGAGCCATATTCTTTAGGATTCTATGTTTTACCGGATAGTCCGAATCCTCCTAAGAAAATGCAGATCACAATCTTTTCAGAAGAGTCCTTCGATGAAGATAAACTCTATTGGTCTCATAGAAAATTCGATCTAAGCACGGAAGAGATCGTCCTGAAACCCGGTTGGAATTCGTACGTTTGGAAGGAAAGTTTGGGACTATCTAAAGTGACCATTTTTCCGGATATCGCATTCTTCCGAAGTTTTAAGATCCGGTTTGCGGATTTTGATCCGCAAAAACCGGTCCAAATCCCCGCAATCGACTTGGGGGATCTTTGCGATTTCAAATTTTGA
- a CDS encoding SemiSWEET transporter, producing MDPISWLGFTACTLTTLAFVPQVIKVVLDKRTRDISRNMYLVLSVGVFFWLCYGFLKNDYPIILANIFTLIFALIILSYKLKSKDEE from the coding sequence ATGGACCCGATCTCTTGGTTAGGCTTCACTGCCTGCACACTGACAACCCTCGCATTCGTTCCGCAAGTGATCAAAGTAGTATTGGATAAGAGGACCAGGGATATTTCTAGAAATATGTACCTGGTACTTTCCGTGGGAGTTTTCTTTTGGCTCTGTTACGGATTCTTAAAGAACGATTACCCGATCATTCTCGCAAACATCTTCACTCTGATCTTTGCTTTGATCATTCTTTCCTATAAACTCAAGTCCAAGGACGAGGAATAA